A part of Melittangium boletus DSM 14713 genomic DNA contains:
- a CDS encoding VOC family protein produces the protein MAKITPHLWYSDKAEEAARFYVSLLPNSRIDSIATMPTDSPSGPAGSVTVVEFTLAGQPFQAIAAGPLDSFNHAISFVINCDDQAEVDRLWDALSEGGSVEQCGWLKDRYGLSWQIVPTVLGEMMKDPDRVRGKRVADAMMKMVKLDIARLKAAYDAA, from the coding sequence ATGGCCAAGATCACCCCTCACCTCTGGTATTCCGACAAGGCCGAGGAAGCCGCTCGGTTCTATGTCTCGCTATTGCCCAACTCGCGCATCGACAGCATCGCCACCATGCCCACCGACTCGCCCAGCGGGCCGGCCGGTTCGGTGACGGTCGTCGAGTTCACCCTGGCGGGACAGCCCTTCCAGGCCATCGCCGCCGGCCCCTTGGACTCCTTCAATCACGCCATTTCCTTCGTGATCAACTGCGACGACCAGGCCGAGGTCGACCGGCTGTGGGACGCCCTGTCCGAGGGTGGCTCGGTGGAGCAGTGCGGCTGGCTGAAGGACCGCTATGGCCTGAGCTGGCAGATCGTGCCCACGGTGCTGGGCGAGATGATGAAGGACCCCGATCGCGTTCGCGGCAAACGCGTGGCCGATGCCATGATGAAGATGGTCAAGCTGGACATCGCCAGGTTGAAGGCCGCCTACGACGCGGCCTGA
- a CDS encoding glycoside hydrolase family 31 protein, whose protein sequence is MLHSLRRFPGAVLLAACCGWTSAQARPVEPAPRPSAPRVLTAVTSVRLLPEGLELRAGDATLRISALRDDILRIRASPGESLPEDASWAVLSAARARQVKVKALPETPSAVGFRTAALEVRVEKNPLRLVILDLQGNILSVDAVGRPMQFVAGGFQVTRQMPVDEHYFGLGDKAGPLDRRDQAFTLWNTDAYRHQESTDPIYKSIPFFMAVRAGRSHGILLDNTWRSHFDFGKQWRDAYSFGSEGGPLDYYFIHGPEPRKVLEGYTFLTGPAPLPPRWALGFQQSRFSYEPESRVREIATRLRSDRIPSDVLFLDIDYLNQFRSFTVDPSKFPDLPGLLRDLGQQNFRVVSISDLHIAQVPNAGYAPYDTGIAGNHFVHNPDGSVFAGRVWPGASVFPDFTRARTRAWWGALYKDLVAQGMAGHWNDMNEPSVFSSQKTLPLDSVHRIEEPGFESRDATHAEVHNIVGLQNARATYEGLLTLKPQERPYVLTRATYAGGHRYGATWTGDNSATWNHLRLSTPMLLNLGLSGFSLAGVDVGGYSGSPSEELLTRWYQVGAFNPLYRSHAEKGTADHEVWAHGPAAEAVRRRYIETRYRLLPYLYTLAEEHSRTALPMMRPLFLEFPEATADKHPLDLDAGHEFMLGRALLVAPPPYAENQDTYQVLLPPGTWFDFWTGQKVEGVSPTPSEVKVTPKLEELPVFVRAGSILPLQPLVQHTAEVPQGPLELRVYPGPDCKGGVYLDDGHSFAYKRGAWLRQEFSCEVDAAGLRVKVARPTGGYPAWWKSLDIVVHDWPTANTSATLGGGGKPAVHYDAEARTLRVSIPATREGSELRLTRKP, encoded by the coding sequence ATGCTCCACAGCCTTCGTCGCTTTCCTGGTGCCGTGCTTCTCGCGGCGTGCTGCGGGTGGACCTCCGCTCAGGCGCGGCCCGTTGAACCCGCCCCGCGCCCCTCGGCTCCGCGAGTGCTCACCGCTGTCACGTCCGTTCGCTTGCTGCCGGAGGGCCTCGAATTGCGAGCCGGGGACGCGACCCTGCGGATCTCCGCGCTGCGGGACGACATCCTGCGGATCCGCGCCAGTCCGGGGGAGAGCCTGCCGGAGGATGCCTCCTGGGCCGTGCTGAGCGCGGCCCGGGCCCGGCAGGTCAAGGTGAAGGCGCTCCCGGAGACCCCCTCCGCCGTCGGCTTCCGCACGGCGGCGCTGGAGGTGCGGGTCGAGAAGAATCCGCTGCGGCTCGTCATCCTCGACCTCCAGGGCAACATCCTCTCGGTCGACGCGGTGGGACGCCCCATGCAATTCGTGGCGGGAGGATTCCAGGTCACCCGGCAGATGCCCGTGGATGAGCATTACTTTGGACTGGGGGACAAGGCGGGCCCCCTCGATCGCCGAGACCAGGCCTTCACCCTCTGGAACACCGACGCCTACCGCCATCAGGAGTCGACGGACCCCATCTACAAGAGCATTCCGTTCTTCATGGCCGTGCGCGCGGGACGCAGCCACGGCATCCTGCTCGACAATACCTGGCGCTCCCACTTCGACTTCGGCAAACAGTGGCGTGACGCCTACTCGTTCGGCTCCGAGGGCGGCCCCCTCGACTACTATTTCATCCACGGTCCAGAGCCCCGGAAGGTGCTCGAGGGTTACACCTTCCTCACCGGGCCCGCGCCCTTGCCGCCCCGCTGGGCGCTCGGCTTCCAGCAGTCCCGCTTCAGCTACGAGCCCGAGTCGCGGGTGCGGGAGATCGCCACTCGCTTGAGGAGCGATCGCATCCCGTCGGATGTGCTCTTCCTGGACATCGACTACCTGAATCAATTCCGGTCCTTCACGGTCGACCCGAGCAAGTTCCCGGATCTGCCCGGGCTCCTCCGGGATTTGGGCCAGCAGAACTTCCGGGTGGTCTCCATCTCGGATCTCCACATCGCGCAGGTCCCCAACGCCGGCTACGCGCCGTATGACACGGGCATCGCGGGCAACCACTTCGTCCACAACCCGGACGGCAGTGTCTTCGCCGGCCGTGTCTGGCCCGGGGCCTCGGTCTTTCCTGACTTCACCCGCGCGCGGACCCGCGCCTGGTGGGGCGCCTTGTACAAGGACCTGGTCGCCCAGGGCATGGCGGGCCATTGGAATGACATGAACGAGCCCTCGGTCTTCAGCTCCCAGAAGACCTTGCCGCTCGACTCGGTGCACCGCATCGAGGAGCCCGGCTTCGAGAGCCGGGATGCCACCCATGCGGAGGTCCACAACATCGTCGGTCTGCAGAACGCACGGGCCACCTATGAGGGCCTGCTGACGCTCAAGCCCCAGGAGCGGCCGTATGTCCTGACGCGCGCCACCTACGCGGGAGGCCACCGCTATGGCGCCACGTGGACGGGCGACAACAGCGCCACCTGGAATCACCTGCGCCTGAGCACGCCCATGCTCTTGAACCTGGGGCTCAGTGGTTTCTCGCTCGCGGGAGTCGACGTCGGGGGCTACTCGGGCTCGCCCTCGGAGGAACTGCTGACGCGCTGGTATCAGGTGGGGGCCTTCAATCCCCTCTATCGCAGCCACGCCGAGAAGGGGACGGCGGATCATGAGGTCTGGGCCCACGGTCCCGCGGCCGAGGCCGTGCGCCGCCGCTACATCGAGACGCGCTACCGGCTGTTGCCCTACCTTTACACCCTGGCGGAGGAGCACTCGCGCACCGCGCTCCCCATGATGCGCCCCCTCTTCCTCGAGTTCCCCGAGGCCACGGCGGACAAGCATCCGCTGGATCTCGATGCCGGCCACGAGTTCATGCTCGGCCGTGCCCTGCTGGTGGCGCCTCCGCCGTACGCTGAAAACCAGGACACGTATCAGGTCCTTCTGCCACCCGGCACCTGGTTCGACTTCTGGACGGGCCAGAAGGTCGAGGGCGTGTCTCCCACTCCCTCCGAGGTGAAGGTGACGCCGAAGTTGGAGGAACTGCCGGTGTTCGTCCGAGCGGGCAGCATCCTGCCCCTGCAACCGTTGGTTCAGCACACGGCGGAAGTCCCCCAGGGGCCTTTGGAGTTGCGTGTCTACCCGGGTCCGGACTGCAAGGGCGGCGTCTACCTCGATGACGGCCACAGCTTCGCCTACAAGCGGGGCGCCTGGTTGCGGCAGGAGTTCTCCTGTGAGGTCGACGCGGCGGGCCTGCGGGTGAAGGTGGCCAGGCCCACGGGCGGCTACCCAGCGTGGTGGAAGTCCCTGGACATCGTGGTCCACGACTGGCCCACGGCCAATACATCCGCGACGCTCGGCGGAGGGGGCAAGCCCGCCGTGCATTACGACGCCGAGGCGCGGACGTTGCGCGTCTCGATTCCCGCCACGCGCGAGGGCTCGGAGCTGCGGCTCACGCGAAAGCCCTGA
- a CDS encoding GxGYxYP domain-containing protein has translation MKITRSPRLLLTSTLTLAATGMLLPAEALAAGITWPSNQVLPSFSAPAATLDLMDLTTSEFRYEAEGPHIRHGTGRLEGNGWLAQTSIDAPNQFLTYGPYVTDIPTGNNTAFFDLSIDNNTASNNVMVTVDVRDNETGVVLAQRDISRTEFTNVYTFQRFELPFNNPTAGHGIEFRIYWHGRSYIKVDSVGARTAVPDDEVALFTTLKGIVNRTQPRIFTYDTAMRGQDGKTGWLNSLGLRYTDVADKWSLLSKYRSEIQGIVVYDSALPDTVNLATTIAGLRSGVVASPALAAQLTAAPYNLPILVDLRGKFTTKLQVYQNLYDNYWSQLTHKVIIGLAPGIKGFLRDYAAAVPLAVVWLDPKVAAEDSLLRKFLVAMPYGTGGIYMGWWPEEAAGIQRVSEYGISTVASDFASNLTVFGGASRVVNVKPVPNKPTLGNKIYVSLILSDGDNLQFVEHLFKKNWDHPARGQVPLGWTISPAMLDAMPGVLNYLHTTATPNDNLISGPTGLGYTYPNYWGNQSHLDNYVSLTNDYMSRSGLKVLTVWNTITGGTNTNVGNSFATYAPSLLGLTAQNAGGGITVYNNLMPSQGLNATYCPTEASMISEINRHISGWNGTSPRFVSIQANPWEGNNYQSFVNVVNSFKSNTNIVFVRPDNYFQLMREAYNLPTDPSTLVKTYEAETTSYAGSPFSHAVGRSSDNGWTANVAQDNEGMMLYGPYVTTFPAGQLTTTFKIKIDVVTGNNDPIVTLDVRDATTGVVLTAFDVYRHQFKANGLYQDFSLTYQNVAGHQLEFRANYKDRATVNIDKVTTTTRIGQYEAEGAVQAHHAGRPTGDGWQAAPSLDPVGHMVYGPYDANVPVGARKVTFRVKTDNNSLGAQAVARIDVRDGVTGQSLAEMELTSQQFAAANQYQDFGLSFHHTTINHPLEYRVYFHGKTTLTVDKVTIN, from the coding sequence ATGAAAATCACTCGAAGCCCTCGTTTGCTTCTCACCTCCACCCTGACGCTCGCGGCGACGGGGATGCTTCTCCCGGCGGAGGCATTGGCGGCCGGAATCACATGGCCCTCGAATCAGGTCCTCCCCTCCTTCTCCGCGCCCGCGGCGACGCTGGACCTGATGGATCTGACCACCTCCGAGTTCAGGTACGAAGCGGAAGGCCCGCACATCCGGCATGGAACCGGACGTCTGGAGGGCAACGGGTGGCTCGCGCAGACCTCGATCGACGCGCCCAATCAGTTCCTGACCTACGGTCCGTACGTCACCGATATCCCCACGGGCAACAACACGGCCTTCTTCGATCTGAGCATCGACAACAACACGGCCAGCAACAACGTCATGGTGACCGTGGATGTTCGAGACAACGAGACCGGAGTCGTCCTGGCGCAGCGGGACATCAGCCGGACGGAGTTCACGAACGTCTACACCTTCCAGCGATTCGAACTCCCCTTCAACAATCCGACGGCTGGGCACGGCATCGAGTTCCGGATCTACTGGCACGGGCGCTCCTACATCAAGGTGGACAGCGTCGGGGCGCGGACTGCCGTCCCGGATGACGAGGTGGCGCTGTTCACGACCCTCAAGGGAATCGTCAACAGGACCCAACCTCGCATCTTCACCTATGACACCGCGATGCGGGGACAGGATGGCAAGACGGGTTGGCTGAACTCCCTGGGGCTGCGCTACACGGACGTCGCCGACAAGTGGAGCCTCCTGAGCAAATACAGGAGCGAAATCCAAGGCATTGTCGTCTACGACAGCGCGCTCCCCGACACGGTGAATCTGGCCACCACCATCGCGGGACTGCGGAGCGGCGTAGTCGCCTCTCCCGCCCTCGCGGCCCAACTGACGGCCGCTCCCTACAATCTGCCCATCCTGGTGGATTTGCGCGGCAAATTCACGACGAAGCTCCAGGTGTACCAGAACCTGTATGACAACTACTGGTCTCAGCTGACCCACAAGGTCATCATCGGACTCGCCCCCGGCATCAAGGGATTCCTCCGGGACTACGCCGCGGCGGTCCCGCTGGCCGTCGTGTGGCTCGATCCGAAGGTCGCCGCCGAGGATTCGTTGCTGAGGAAGTTCCTGGTGGCCATGCCGTATGGAACCGGAGGCATCTACATGGGCTGGTGGCCGGAAGAAGCCGCGGGCATCCAGCGCGTCTCCGAGTACGGCATTTCCACCGTGGCCAGTGACTTCGCCTCCAACCTGACGGTGTTTGGCGGTGCGTCCCGGGTGGTGAACGTCAAGCCGGTCCCCAACAAGCCCACGCTGGGCAACAAGATCTACGTCTCCCTCATCTTGAGCGACGGAGACAATCTCCAGTTCGTGGAGCATCTCTTCAAGAAGAACTGGGATCACCCCGCCCGAGGGCAGGTCCCGCTGGGGTGGACCATCTCCCCGGCGATGCTGGACGCCATGCCCGGCGTGCTGAACTACCTGCACACCACGGCCACCCCCAATGACAACCTCATCTCGGGCCCGACGGGATTGGGCTACACGTACCCCAACTACTGGGGGAACCAGTCCCACCTGGACAACTATGTGTCGCTGACCAACGACTACATGAGCCGTTCGGGGCTCAAGGTCCTGACCGTCTGGAACACGATCACCGGCGGCACGAACACGAACGTGGGAAACAGCTTCGCGACCTACGCGCCGTCCCTCCTGGGGTTGACGGCACAGAACGCGGGCGGCGGCATCACGGTGTACAACAATCTCATGCCGAGCCAGGGCCTCAATGCCACGTACTGCCCCACCGAGGCGTCCATGATCTCGGAGATCAACCGCCACATCTCGGGGTGGAATGGAACGTCTCCCCGGTTCGTCAGCATCCAGGCCAACCCGTGGGAGGGCAACAACTACCAGAGCTTCGTCAACGTGGTGAACTCCTTCAAGAGCAACACCAACATCGTCTTCGTCCGGCCGGACAACTACTTCCAGCTGATGCGCGAGGCCTACAACCTGCCCACGGATCCCTCCACCCTCGTGAAGACCTATGAGGCGGAGACGACGAGCTACGCCGGCTCTCCCTTCTCCCATGCGGTGGGCCGCTCGAGCGACAACGGCTGGACCGCGAACGTCGCACAGGACAATGAAGGAATGATGCTGTACGGCCCCTATGTCACGACGTTCCCGGCCGGCCAGCTGACCACCACGTTCAAGATCAAGATCGACGTCGTCACCGGGAACAATGATCCCATCGTGACGCTCGATGTCCGGGACGCCACCACGGGAGTCGTGTTGACGGCGTTCGATGTCTACCGGCATCAATTCAAGGCCAATGGCCTCTACCAGGACTTCAGCCTGACCTATCAGAACGTCGCGGGCCACCAGCTCGAGTTCCGGGCCAATTACAAGGACAGGGCGACCGTCAACATCGACAAGGTCACGACGACGACCCGCATCGGGCAGTACGAGGCGGAAGGCGCCGTGCAGGCCCACCACGCCGGCCGCCCGACCGGAGACGGATGGCAGGCCGCGCCCTCGCTCGACCCGGTCGGCCACATGGTCTACGGCCCCTATGACGCCAATGTGCCCGTCGGCGCTCGGAAGGTGACCTTCCGGGTGAAGACCGACAACAACTCCCTGGGCGCCCAGGCCGTCGCGAGAATCGATGTGCGCGACGGCGTCACGGGACAGTCGCTCGCGGAGATGGAGCTGACGTCACAGCAGTTCGCCGCCGCCAACCAGTACCAGGACTTCGGCCTGAGCTTCCATCACACGACGATCAACCATCCCTTGGAGTACCGGGTCTACTTCCATGGCAAGACGACCCTCACCGTCGACAAGGTGACCATCAACTAA
- a CDS encoding M4 family metallopeptidase, protein MALAKRVLKAICGVWLGASIAACGSTAEMNEELVRDERKDVDIQTALSRFKDARVMMGNSGAPYFVKGRLGRLPESLGGLRADSDAARGALETIAPIFRVSAEELRLQRNSVDEQGHQHLRYQQTLHGRRVVGGEFILHVDAERNIYAANGSARLGEPSSTQARIAPEAARKQAERDSTATGATAGKHAELVYLLLAETQTPQLAYEVRVTGERDGAPAEDLVYVDAERGEVLLVNPRIHSALQRKVHTANNGTATPGTLRRSEGQAASGDNHVDTNYNRLGETYNCYKTLFGRDSINNAGIPLVSTVHYARNYVNAYWDGNQMVYGDGDNVNSIPLGLDADVTTHELTHAVTQYESNLVYAGESGGLNESVSDIFAGVCESWSRNWATDADVFKVGEDIWTPGTAGDALRYMDDPAKDGISLDSYGDYYTGVDVHYSSGISNLVFALLSKGGKHPRNKTSNPVPAIGPEKAGRIFYKANTDFFISTTTFEQARTYTLQAAESLYGAKSPEVTAVTEAWKAVGIPAAPPVLTPLENGVAVTGLTGSAGNKKYYTLEVPQGRTRLVINMSGGTGDADMFVKADAAPSTSSYDCRPYKSGNTESCSFTNPQAGTWYVMINAYSGYTGVTLKATYSGSSLDDPKGIPASETLNGTVSRNANNHHGAFDVVEGSAFEVVMTGSADPDLYVRFGAQPTTTTYHCRPFLSGAAERCVLTVPAGHSKAFLMVRGYDVAATYSLELHYTQPSN, encoded by the coding sequence ATGGCGTTGGCGAAGCGGGTGTTGAAGGCGATTTGCGGGGTGTGGTTGGGGGCCAGCATCGCGGCTTGCGGCTCGACGGCGGAGATGAACGAGGAACTGGTCCGCGACGAGCGAAAGGACGTGGACATCCAGACAGCGCTGTCCCGCTTCAAGGACGCGCGGGTCATGATGGGGAATTCAGGAGCACCCTACTTCGTGAAAGGTCGGTTGGGCCGACTGCCGGAATCCCTTGGAGGGCTTCGCGCGGACAGCGATGCGGCCCGCGGGGCGTTGGAGACCATCGCCCCCATCTTCCGGGTGAGCGCCGAGGAGTTGCGGCTCCAACGCAACTCGGTGGATGAACAAGGCCATCAGCATCTGCGCTATCAACAGACGCTGCACGGGCGGCGGGTGGTGGGCGGAGAATTCATCCTGCACGTGGATGCCGAGCGCAACATCTACGCGGCCAACGGCTCGGCCCGTCTGGGGGAGCCCAGCTCCACCCAGGCGAGGATCGCCCCCGAGGCGGCGAGGAAACAGGCCGAGCGGGACTCCACCGCGACGGGAGCCACCGCGGGCAAGCACGCCGAGCTCGTGTACCTGCTGCTCGCGGAAACCCAAACGCCCCAGCTCGCCTACGAGGTCCGGGTGACGGGTGAGCGCGACGGCGCCCCCGCCGAGGATCTCGTCTACGTGGACGCGGAGCGAGGGGAGGTGCTGCTCGTCAATCCGCGCATCCACTCGGCGCTCCAGCGCAAGGTGCACACGGCCAACAATGGCACCGCCACGCCCGGCACGCTCCGGCGCTCCGAGGGCCAGGCCGCCTCGGGTGACAACCACGTGGACACCAACTACAACCGGCTGGGGGAAACCTACAACTGCTACAAGACGTTGTTCGGCCGGGACTCCATCAACAACGCGGGCATCCCGTTGGTGAGCACCGTCCATTACGCTCGCAACTACGTCAACGCCTACTGGGACGGCAACCAGATGGTGTATGGCGATGGCGACAACGTGAACTCCATCCCGCTCGGATTGGACGCGGACGTGACGACGCACGAGCTGACGCACGCCGTCACCCAATATGAGTCCAACCTCGTGTACGCGGGGGAATCGGGAGGCCTCAATGAGTCCGTGTCCGACATCTTCGCCGGCGTGTGCGAGAGCTGGTCGCGCAACTGGGCCACGGACGCGGATGTCTTCAAGGTGGGCGAGGACATCTGGACGCCCGGCACCGCCGGGGACGCGCTGCGCTACATGGACGATCCGGCCAAGGACGGCATCTCGCTCGACAGCTACGGGGATTACTACACGGGCGTGGACGTGCACTACAGCTCGGGCATCAGCAACCTGGTGTTCGCGCTGCTGTCCAAGGGCGGCAAGCATCCGCGAAACAAGACGAGCAATCCCGTGCCCGCGATTGGTCCGGAGAAGGCCGGCCGCATCTTCTACAAGGCGAACACGGACTTCTTCATCTCGACCACCACCTTCGAGCAGGCGCGCACGTACACGCTGCAAGCCGCCGAGTCGCTCTATGGCGCGAAGTCGCCCGAGGTCACCGCTGTCACCGAGGCCTGGAAGGCGGTGGGCATCCCCGCGGCACCGCCCGTGCTCACGCCCCTGGAGAATGGAGTGGCCGTCACCGGCCTGACGGGCAGTGCTGGCAACAAGAAGTATTACACGCTCGAGGTCCCCCAGGGCCGCACCCGGCTGGTGATCAACATGAGCGGTGGCACGGGCGACGCGGACATGTTCGTGAAGGCCGACGCGGCGCCGAGCACCAGTTCCTATGACTGCCGTCCCTACAAGAGCGGAAACACGGAGTCGTGTAGCTTCACCAATCCCCAGGCGGGCACCTGGTACGTGATGATCAATGCCTACTCGGGCTACACGGGCGTCACCCTCAAGGCCACCTACAGCGGAAGCAGTCTGGACGATCCCAAGGGCATACCCGCCTCCGAGACGCTCAACGGCACCGTGTCCAGGAACGCGAACAACCATCATGGCGCCTTCGACGTGGTCGAGGGCAGTGCGTTCGAGGTGGTGATGACGGGCTCGGCGGATCCTGACTTGTATGTCCGTTTCGGCGCGCAGCCCACCACCACGACCTATCACTGTCGGCCCTTTCTCTCCGGAGCCGCCGAGCGGTGCGTGCTGACGGTACCCGCCGGCCACAGCAAGGCCTTCCTCATGGTGCGCGGGTATGACGTCGCCGCCACCTACTCGCTGGAGCTCCATTACACCCAGCCGTCGAACTGA